A genomic window from Flavobacterium hankyongi includes:
- a CDS encoding TIGR00730 family Rossman fold protein, protein MNGNKLVTNESLFFRGPLSRFKELMFTFRVQINFIRAFRKLHFLGPCVTIFGSARFTPESEHYKNAEKIGAEISKLGFTIMTGGGPGIMEAANKGAFENDGYSVGCNIVLPREQKPNPYLHKWIDIPYFFVRKVVLIKYSYAFVVMPGGVGTLDELFEALTLIQTKVIKNFPIIIFDSDYHKELCHHIKIMLENESISPEDMKLLFVTDSIPDLITHLETHAIKKFGLVNKQYKPKWWFLEK, encoded by the coding sequence ATGAATGGTAATAAATTAGTTACGAATGAATCTTTATTCTTTCGAGGTCCGCTATCGAGATTTAAAGAGCTAATGTTCACATTTAGGGTTCAAATTAATTTTATAAGAGCATTTAGAAAATTACATTTCCTTGGTCCATGTGTAACTATTTTTGGTTCGGCTCGGTTTACACCAGAATCAGAACATTATAAAAATGCTGAAAAAATTGGTGCAGAAATTTCTAAATTAGGTTTTACAATAATGACAGGTGGCGGACCAGGAATAATGGAAGCCGCAAATAAAGGAGCATTTGAAAATGATGGTTATTCTGTTGGTTGCAATATTGTATTGCCAAGAGAACAAAAACCAAATCCATATTTACATAAATGGATAGATATTCCTTATTTTTTTGTTCGTAAAGTTGTTTTGATAAAATATTCGTATGCCTTTGTAGTGATGCCAGGTGGAGTTGGTACTTTAGATGAATTATTTGAAGCACTTACATTGATACAAACTAAAGTAATTAAAAACTTTCCGATAATTATTTTTGATTCAGATTATCATAAAGAACTTTGTCATCATATTAAAATTATGCTTGAAAATGAAAGCATCAGTCCAGAAGATATGAAGCTCCTTTTTGTAACTGATTCTATTCCTGATTTAATTACACATCTTGAAACGCATGCAATCAAAAAATTTGGGTTAGTAAATAAACAATATAAACCAAAATGGTGGTTTTTAGAAAAATAA
- a CDS encoding RteC domain-containing protein, producing MNLKINTLLSDLNEQLNFIDIEIDDTINRCEKAIEIIIVSIQKLKILFLKEKFKNQEQEIDFFKNIKPKFTSKFIYYNIIYKIETKKPYGGERIVKKYLNNELQKLKTYFDNNLDFYKYYRTGNNYLDFKYFVRGKFDIKLTIDSFFFEVDHNFSTSHDFKVAKILAHDLVQVYLENKLIEINNKSVKEKSQHNHNAKLTWTAPKVALIELLYALQSEKVFNNGSTDLKEIAEYLENIFNVDLGQYRRTFLEIRVRKTERTKFLNTLKETLEKRMNNSDEPI from the coding sequence TTGAATTTAAAAATAAACACATTACTTTCAGACTTAAATGAACAGCTGAATTTTATAGATATAGAAATTGATGATACAATTAATCGATGCGAAAAAGCAATTGAAATTATAATAGTTTCAATTCAAAAACTTAAAATTTTGTTTCTCAAAGAAAAATTTAAAAATCAAGAACAAGAAATAGATTTTTTCAAAAATATAAAACCAAAGTTTACTTCAAAATTTATTTACTATAATATAATTTATAAAATCGAAACAAAAAAACCTTATGGTGGTGAAAGAATTGTAAAAAAATACCTCAACAACGAATTACAAAAACTAAAAACATATTTCGATAATAATTTAGACTTTTATAAATATTATAGAACAGGTAATAACTATCTTGATTTTAAATATTTTGTTCGTGGTAAATTCGATATAAAACTAACCATAGATAGTTTCTTTTTTGAAGTTGATCATAATTTTTCAACTTCTCATGATTTTAAAGTAGCTAAAATTTTGGCACATGATTTAGTACAAGTATATTTAGAAAATAAATTAATAGAAATAAACAACAAAAGTGTTAAAGAAAAATCACAACACAATCACAACGCAAAACTAACTTGGACAGCTCCTAAAGTTGCACTAATTGAATTACTTTACGCATTACAATCAGAAAAAGTTTTCAACAATGGATCAACTGATCTTAAAGAAATAGCTGAATATCTCGAAAATATTTTCAATGTTGATTTAGGACAATACCGAAGAACTTTTCTTGAAATTCGAGTTCGCAAGACGGAAAGAACCAAATTTTTAAATACTTTAAAAGAAACTTTAGAGAA